In Streptomyces nojiriensis, the sequence TCCCAGAAGGTGATGCTGACGGGGCTCACGTCGAACTCGTCGGAGCACAGCCGGTAGAGGAACTCGGCCATGCCGTACGGATACACCGCGAAGGAGTCGGCGGTGTGCCGCCCGCAGACCAGGACCGGCCACCGGTCCGGGTCGGGGTCGGAGGTGAGCCAGCACAGGATGTCCGACCCGCCGGTGACGCCCCAGGCGATGATCGACTCGGGGTCCACGTCGAAGGCGGAGCGGCCGCCCTCCGCCTCCCAGGTCTGGCGGGCGTTGTCGGTCTCCTCGGCCATCCCGGCCGGGTCCCACTGGAGCCCGGGCTTGGGCAGCGGCAGCAGGATGCTGGCCTCGCCGTTGATGGAGCCCGCGCCGAAGCGGCCCATGAACGCCACGAAATCGGCCGGGAACCGGGTCCCCCAGACGGCCTCCACCGCCGGCCAGTCGATGTCCTCGTCGGCGCCGTGCGTCGCCGGCATGATCTGCTCCAGCGCCTTGATCCGCGCGTTCTCCGTCATGCCGCTCCCCTGATGCCCCAGCTCAACCGCCCCAACCTACTGCCAGCGAGGGGCCTCGCCTAGCGGGGAGTGAGACGCCCGGGTACGTCCACCTTGATGGTGGTTCCGGCCCGCAGGCCCCAACTCGCCATCGCGCCGGCCGCCGACTCCAGGACGTGCCGGGAGCGCAGTCGCGGCAGCCCGAGCCGGCCCGGCGCCATGGTGACCACGGCGAGTACGCCGAGCTCGCGGTCGAGGTACGCCACGTCGATCGCGAACCGCATCCGGAAGGTGTGCACGCTCGCCGCGGGGGTCAGCAGCATCGCCCCGTCGATCCCGTCCCGCCCGAGCAGCCCGCGGGTCCGCGCCCCGTACGAGGCGGCGACCTCCAGCGGGATCTCCGCAGGGTCCGCGCCGACCAGCAGGATGCCGTTGCCGTCACGCCAATTCGCCATGGCGGCCAGCCTAGGGGGCATCCTGCCCCCAGGCCGTCTCCTCCGGATCTTGCCGGGCCCGCGACGCCCGGCACCGCACCTGGCCGCGTTGTCGGGGCGCCCGAGTACGTCCAGTACACGGGCGCTCCTCCGCCTTGCCATGTACGGCACCGGACGCCGCGGGCTCGGCCGACAAGATCCGGAAGAGACGGCCTGGGCCGTGTGCCGCTGTGCGGAGCTGCTCCCCGCCCCGCGCTGCCGCAGCCGTCGGCGCTACCGTCGCCACATGGGTGTCGCCCTGATCGTTCTTGCCGCCGGATACGGCGCCACCGCGGGATGGCTGCTGCCGCGTGCCGCATACCGGTTCTCGGTCGAGCCGGGGGAGCCCTGGCGCGACCGCTGCCCGCAGGGGCACCGGGTGCGCGGCTGGCTCGGACCGGCCCGCTGCCGGGTTCCCGCGGTGGTCGCCCCGCGGGGCCCCGGCGGCCGGCCCCCCGAGTCCGCGGCGCCGCACGCCTACGGGAGGCGCGCCGTCCCCCTCGCCGCCCTCGTCGGGGCGCTCTGCGCCCTGCTCGCGGCCGCCGTCGGGGTGCGGCCCGAGGCGCCGGCCTATGTGGGGCTCGCCCCGGTGGTCGTTCTGCTCTCGCTCGTGGACCGCGCCGTGCACCGGCTGCCGGACGTGTTGACCCTGCCCCTCGCCGCCGCGGTCGCCGCCGGGCTCGGTGCGGCCGCCCTCCTGCCCCGCGCCGCAGGCGACTGGCGGCTCGCGCTGCTGGGCGGCGGCGCGCTCGGAGCGGCGTACCTGCTGCTCCATCTGATCAACCCCGCCGGCATGGGCTTCGGCGACGTCAAGCTGGCGCTCCCCCTGGGGGTCGCTCTTGGGTGGTACGGGTGGGGGGTATGGGCCGCCGGGGCCTTCCTCGGCCTGCTCTACGGGGCCCTGTACGGGCTGATCCTGCTGCTGCGCCGCCCCGACGAGCGGAATCGGGGGTACGCGTTCGGCCCCTTCATGGCGGCCGGAGCGCTCACCGGAGTGCTGCTGGGTGGTTTCGGAGCGTAATCATCGCGCGCCAATGCACGCAGCATGCTTTACGAAGGGTTATGGTGGAACCCCCCCCTCGGGCCGGTCCGTATCCCCCCCACGGACCGGCCCGT encodes:
- a CDS encoding DUF192 domain-containing protein; its protein translation is MANWRDGNGILLVGADPAEIPLEVAASYGARTRGLLGRDGIDGAMLLTPAASVHTFRMRFAIDVAYLDRELGVLAVVTMAPGRLGLPRLRSRHVLESAAGAMASWGLRAGTTIKVDVPGRLTPR
- a CDS encoding prepilin peptidase, with the protein product MGVALIVLAAGYGATAGWLLPRAAYRFSVEPGEPWRDRCPQGHRVRGWLGPARCRVPAVVAPRGPGGRPPESAAPHAYGRRAVPLAALVGALCALLAAAVGVRPEAPAYVGLAPVVVLLSLVDRAVHRLPDVLTLPLAAAVAAGLGAAALLPRAAGDWRLALLGGGALGAAYLLLHLINPAGMGFGDVKLALPLGVALGWYGWGVWAAGAFLGLLYGALYGLILLLRRPDERNRGYAFGPFMAAGALTGVLLGGFGA
- a CDS encoding SMI1/KNR4 family protein: MTENARIKALEQIMPATHGADEDIDWPAVEAVWGTRFPADFVAFMGRFGAGSINGEASILLPLPKPGLQWDPAGMAEETDNARQTWEAEGGRSAFDVDPESIIAWGVTGGSDILCWLTSDPDPDRWPVLVCGRHTADSFAVYPYGMAEFLYRLCSDEFDVSPVSITFWDGGHLSFVHWRKAQRRWQEGRNPETGEPDPYAGEFAD